DNA sequence from the Paenibacillus physcomitrellae genome:
TCGGCCAATCCGGCCTTATGTTTGTCGATCGTGGTTTGTCTTTCCTGAACGGCCGTATAGTCCTGATAGACCTCCGGCAATGTCAGTTCATTTTCAAGCGTTTCGATCTCTTCCTCAAGTTTGGCAATGGAGGCTTCGAGCTGCTCCATGCGGCGCTGACGGTTCCGTTCTTCCCGTTTAGCCTGCTTGTCGGCTTCAAAGGAAGCGGCGCCCGTTTTGGTTTCGTTCAGCTCGGGAACGTCCTTTTTGCCTCCGGCGGCTTGTTTGGCGGCCGCATTCGCTGCCTGCTCGGCGGCAATTTCGGCAAGCTCCAGCTTCTTCTCGACATAGTCGTCATAATTTCCTAGGAAATGTCTGGCTCCTTCCGGGTGCAGCTCAATGACCCGTTCGGCCATTTTATTCAGGAAATAACGGTCATGGGAGATAAACAGCAGCGTTCCATCATAGTCAAGCAAGGCCGATTCCAGCACTTCCTTGCTGTACAAGTCCAGGTGGTTGGTCGGTTCGTCCAAAATAAGCACATTGGCTTTCAGCAGCATCAGCTTGGCTAGCGCAACACGGGCTTTCTCACCGCCGCTCAGACTGGAGACCCGTTTCTGCACGTCATCCCCGCTAAACAGGAAGTTGCCGAGAATGGTACGAATCCGGGCTTCTTCTACATGGGGATAAGCGCTCCACAGCTCTTCCAATACGGTATTCGTGCCGGTCAGATGAGTTTGCTCCTGATCGTAATAGCCGATCCGGATTTTGGTGCCCCAATTGATTTTGCCGGCTGTCGGCTTCAAATCTCCGGTCAGAATTTTGAGCAGTGTTGATTTGCCGATCCCGTTCGGGCCGATCAAAGCGGCGGTTTCGCCGCGGCGCAGCTCGAAGGAGACATTTTTAAAGAGCGGATGGTCTTGATCGAACGCATAAGACAGCTGATCGACCTGCAGCACTTCGCGGCCGGACATAATTTCGGCTTCAAAAGAGAAGTTGGCCCGTTTCAAATCGCCAAGCGGTTTGTCCATAACATCCATTTTGTCGAGCATTTTCCGGCGGCTTTGCGCTCTTTTGGTTGTTGAGGCTCTAACGATGTTCTTCTGGATGAACTCCTCCATGCGGGCAATTTCGTCCTGCTGTTTCTCATATTGCTTCATCGCACTTTCGTATTCGGCGTCCTTCAGCTCGGCATAACGGCTGTAATTGCCCGTATAACGTTTGGATTGATGGCGTTCGATTTCAACGATCGACGTGACAAGCCGGTCCAGGAAATAACGGTCGTGAGACACGACGAGCAAAGCGCCGGAATAAGCGCGAAGATAATCTTCCAGCCAGGTCAG
Encoded proteins:
- a CDS encoding ABC-F family ATP-binding cassette domain-containing protein, with translation MLLQASNITKLYGVTPILEGISLQIQERERIGLVGVNGAGKSTLLKILAGEMSYDGGQIFKAKETTLGYLAQNSGLASDKTLWEEMLHVFAPLLEMEAELRRMEHQIADPAANHEDKSYQDLLERYAHNSDRFKDLGGYEIETRIRSVLHGMGFSEFPQDTPIATLSGGQKTRLALARILLQAPDVLMLDEPTNHLDIETLTWLEDYLRAYSGALLVVSHDRYFLDRLVTSIVEIERHQSKRYTGNYSRYAELKDAEYESAMKQYEKQQDEIARMEEFIQKNIVRASTTKRAQSRRKMLDKMDVMDKPLGDLKRANFSFEAEIMSGREVLQVDQLSYAFDQDHPLFKNVSFELRRGETAALIGPNGIGKSTLLKILTGDLKPTAGKINWGTKIRIGYYDQEQTHLTGTNTVLEELWSAYPHVEEARIRTILGNFLFSGDDVQKRVSSLSGGEKARVALAKLMLLKANVLILDEPTNHLDLYSKEVLESALLDYDGTLLFISHDRYFLNKMAERVIELHPEGARHFLGNYDDYVEKKLELAEIAAEQAANAAAKQAAGGKKDVPELNETKTGAASFEADKQAKREERNRQRRMEQLEASIAKLEEEIETLENELTLPEVYQDYTAVQERQTTIDKHKAGLADAYAEWEQLAEA